The Pseudodesulfovibrio sp. zrk46 genome contains a region encoding:
- a CDS encoding tetratricopeptide repeat protein produces MTNQPFDDSQLNGVFSEGIRCDGAVQCVFSTSETIKVGTGTTTRKHVTKIYWYIEEIEPREFQAYQINESHVPSGDGKLLTFTDLMRDYVPELEFFEDKVLPAMDELSTHLKEGETYQAEGKLYSAQDCFNRARAIDEQNVRALFNLGLIYMELHDLDKARDMVRELLNIKSAFDGKNQHLFNEFGIALRKCGLLDEAVSYYSQALEYTTEDENLFYNLARVHFERSDWHKCTDALDNVFRLNPDLKVARQMVQYIHALIDTPSMCERNSKQCVPPDVAHRINDLYVEQTQPKQPATPIVFDLEEQDKPQFGRARSGWNLSEDLEK; encoded by the coding sequence ATGACCAATCAACCATTTGACGATTCACAACTGAACGGTGTCTTTAGCGAAGGAATTCGCTGTGATGGAGCTGTGCAATGCGTCTTTTCAACATCCGAGACCATAAAAGTAGGCACAGGAACCACGACACGCAAACACGTGACCAAAATATACTGGTACATCGAAGAAATTGAACCGAGAGAATTCCAGGCGTATCAGATCAATGAAAGCCACGTTCCTTCCGGCGACGGCAAACTCCTCACGTTCACGGATCTCATGAGAGACTATGTGCCAGAGCTTGAGTTTTTCGAAGACAAGGTGCTTCCGGCCATGGATGAACTCAGTACCCATCTGAAAGAAGGGGAGACCTATCAGGCAGAAGGGAAACTCTACAGCGCACAAGACTGTTTCAACCGGGCACGGGCTATAGATGAACAGAATGTCCGCGCCCTGTTCAACCTCGGTTTGATCTACATGGAGCTTCACGATCTGGACAAGGCTCGCGACATGGTGCGGGAGTTGCTCAATATCAAATCCGCCTTTGATGGCAAAAACCAGCACCTGTTCAATGAATTCGGCATTGCCCTGCGCAAATGCGGCCTGCTTGATGAAGCCGTTTCCTACTATTCCCAGGCGCTCGAGTATACGACAGAAGATGAAAATCTTTTCTACAATCTGGCTCGGGTCCACTTTGAGCGTTCAGACTGGCATAAGTGTACAGATGCCCTCGACAATGTATTTCGTCTCAATCCCGATTTGAAAGTTGCTCGGCAAATGGTTCAGTACATCCATGCCTTGATCGACACTCCATCGATGTGTGAACGCAACTCCAAGCAATGTGTCCCACCAGATGTCGCACACCGCATTAACGATTTATACGTTGAGCAGACCCAGCCCAAACAACCAGCCACTCCCATTGTGTTTGATCTGGAAGAACAAGACAAACCTCAGTTTGGCCGTGCTCGCAGCGGCTGGAATCTTTCTGAGGATCTGGAAAAATAA
- a CDS encoding AMP-binding protein, with the protein MYYTEYETEPREKRMKRKWKGVREVLWEAEKSSGEFQSRLRDLGACVKDIKDWDDFVKIPPLRKKNIIKWQAEHGLGWFLNCEPGKLGRIYQSPGPIYDPEGVESDYWAWSEGFFAAGFRPGDLAQMTFSYHMTPAGLMLEEPLRDIGCAVIPAGPGNTEKQIEFLTQLPVTAFVGMTSYLKVIGEKAIAMGYDLENDFKLEKAYVAAEPLPESLRQDVEEMFGITVRQGYGTADVGCIAYECSELGGMHLSNYRHVEICDPATGLPLPDGEIGEVVVTPFFLDYPLVRLATGDLSSIDVSMCGCGRTARKLTGWKGRADDTAKVKGQFIYPSQAAAVFQKYPDVANWQIQVKNPDGRDVLVVLLESAIEVDQNGFAADFQASMKLKPVVEVVEPGTIPADAPKLVDERTFD; encoded by the coding sequence ATGTATTACACCGAATACGAGACAGAGCCGCGCGAAAAGCGGATGAAGCGGAAATGGAAGGGCGTTCGTGAGGTCCTTTGGGAAGCCGAAAAATCGTCCGGCGAATTTCAGTCGCGTCTGCGCGATCTGGGTGCATGCGTCAAAGATATCAAAGACTGGGACGACTTCGTAAAGATCCCACCGCTGCGCAAGAAAAACATCATCAAGTGGCAGGCCGAGCACGGCCTCGGCTGGTTCCTGAACTGCGAACCCGGGAAGCTGGGGCGCATCTATCAGTCTCCCGGCCCCATCTATGACCCGGAAGGTGTGGAGAGCGATTACTGGGCATGGTCCGAGGGGTTTTTCGCTGCGGGATTCCGTCCCGGCGATCTGGCGCAGATGACTTTTTCCTATCACATGACTCCGGCTGGCCTGATGCTGGAGGAACCGCTGCGTGACATCGGTTGTGCGGTCATCCCTGCTGGTCCGGGCAACACCGAGAAGCAGATCGAATTTCTGACCCAGCTGCCTGTTACCGCCTTTGTGGGCATGACCAGCTATCTCAAGGTGATCGGCGAGAAGGCCATCGCCATGGGCTATGATCTGGAAAATGATTTCAAACTGGAGAAGGCCTACGTGGCTGCCGAACCGCTGCCGGAATCCCTCCGTCAGGATGTGGAAGAGATGTTCGGTATTACTGTCCGTCAGGGCTACGGCACAGCCGATGTGGGCTGCATTGCCTACGAATGCTCCGAGCTGGGCGGCATGCATCTTTCCAACTATCGTCACGTAGAGATTTGCGATCCGGCCACAGGCTTGCCTTTGCCCGATGGTGAGATAGGCGAGGTGGTGGTTACGCCGTTTTTCCTTGATTACCCGCTGGTACGTCTGGCTACTGGCGACCTGTCATCCATTGACGTGTCCATGTGCGGCTGCGGTCGTACGGCCCGGAAACTCACGGGCTGGAAGGGGCGCGCCGACGACACCGCCAAGGTCAAAGGGCAGTTCATTTACCCGTCCCAAGCCGCTGCTGTCTTTCAGAAATATCCCGATGTTGCCAATTGGCAGATCCAAGTTAAGAATCCCGATGGACGAGACGTGTTGGTCGTGTTATTGGAATCAGCAATAGAGGTGGACCAGAATGGTTTTGCAGCCGATTTCCAAGCCTCTATGAAATTGAAGCCTGTCGTCGAGGTGGTAGAGCCCGGGACCATTCCCGCAGACGCTCCCAAGCTCGTCGATGAAAGGACTTTCGATTAA
- a CDS encoding VOC family protein yields the protein MEARISIITLGVRDFDRSYEFYKHGLGFPTQQEPESGIVMFQTGGTCLALYPLDKLAEDISEDLEPSAKPFSGITLAHNTRTKEEVDQILLMAEKAGGKIVKQAADTFWGGYSGYFTDLDGYHWEVAYADFWKFHPDGSLVIE from the coding sequence ATGGAAGCACGAATTAGCATTATTACACTAGGCGTAAGAGACTTCGATCGTTCCTATGAATTTTATAAACATGGTTTGGGTTTTCCTACTCAGCAGGAACCGGAATCCGGCATAGTCATGTTTCAGACAGGTGGGACGTGTCTCGCTCTATATCCTCTGGATAAGCTGGCGGAAGACATCTCAGAGGATCTGGAGCCAAGTGCAAAGCCTTTTTCCGGTATTACGCTCGCCCATAATACCAGGACCAAGGAAGAGGTCGATCAGATACTCCTTATGGCGGAAAAGGCCGGGGGAAAGATCGTCAAACAGGCGGCCGATACATTTTGGGGTGGATACAGCGGCTACTTCACAGACCTTGATGGATATCATTGGGAAGTGGCCTATGCGGATTTTTGGAAATTTCATCCGGATGGAAGTTTGGTTATCGAGTAG
- a CDS encoding ABC transporter ATP-binding protein, with protein MNDVLKVENLEVVYNDVVLVLKGLSLACPKGEITALLGANGAGKSTTLKAISGLLETEDGEVTDGSIIYQDQPIQGIIPEKIVRKGIFQVMEGRRIFEDLTVEENLKCGAFTRPRSEIKDSMEKVYEYFPRLRERRTQLAGYMSGGEQQMCAIGRAIMAKPELLLLDEPSLGLAPLLVEEIFDIIKKFNQVEGVTVLLVEQNARAALSVAKNAYIMENGRVVMEGTADDLLNNPDVQEFYLGMGHGGDKRSYRDVKHYRRRKRWLG; from the coding sequence TTGAACGATGTATTGAAGGTCGAGAACCTGGAAGTTGTCTACAACGATGTTGTCCTTGTCTTGAAAGGACTTTCACTGGCCTGCCCGAAAGGGGAGATCACGGCTTTGCTGGGTGCCAACGGCGCAGGCAAATCCACGACCCTGAAGGCCATTTCCGGTCTATTGGAGACAGAGGACGGCGAGGTTACGGACGGCTCCATCATCTATCAGGACCAACCGATCCAGGGCATCATCCCGGAGAAGATCGTGCGCAAGGGCATCTTTCAGGTCATGGAAGGCAGGCGTATCTTCGAAGACCTGACAGTGGAAGAGAATCTGAAATGCGGTGCCTTCACCAGACCGCGTTCGGAGATCAAGGACTCCATGGAAAAGGTGTACGAGTATTTTCCACGCCTCCGTGAACGCCGCACCCAGTTGGCCGGGTACATGTCCGGCGGCGAACAGCAAATGTGCGCCATCGGCCGTGCCATCATGGCCAAGCCGGAACTGCTGTTGCTTGATGAACCATCCCTCGGCCTCGCGCCGCTGCTGGTGGAAGAAATTTTCGACATCATCAAGAAGTTCAATCAGGTGGAGGGCGTCACCGTCCTGCTGGTGGAGCAGAACGCACGCGCCGCACTGTCCGTGGCCAAGAACGCCTACATCATGGAGAACGGCCGCGTTGTGATGGAAGGCACCGCCGATGATCTGCTCAATAATCCGGACGTGCAGGAATTTTATTTGGGAATGGGCCATGGCGGTGATAAAAGAAGCTATCGTGATGTGAAACACTATCGTCGAAGAAAACGTTGGTTGGGATAA
- a CDS encoding ABC transporter substrate-binding protein, with the protein MRVGKIITAVCTVILAGMVLMGCGGEEKKPAATENAKDTSPIKVGGLTDLSGPTSSVGVPYSAGLKDAVKYINENGGIDGRMIEFDLQDTAYNVQQGLSLYKKMVNTDKVVCIQGYGSAVTEALIRNLSKDKVPNFSASYSAHLTDPKKAPYNFFIAADYTTQLRAALKYFRDNWKEARAPKLAFIYPDHPYGIGPIKGGKAYAEELGYEIVGDANVSLKAIDATTELLPLKEAAPDFCWIGGTTPSTSVILKSAKNIGMDTVFFTNIWGSDENLFKLAGDDANGAYSNQAAAVYGQNVPGMKVIEKLTNGEHQMTHYVRGFVSVLVMAEGMKRAAANGPMTGEAIKNSLETMRDFDPMGLAPLISYFPDDHRPNMAVFIYTVKNGELTFVKEEILERRADWLGH; encoded by the coding sequence ATGAGGGTAGGTAAGATCATAACCGCAGTATGCACCGTCATCTTGGCCGGTATGGTGCTCATGGGCTGTGGAGGCGAGGAAAAGAAACCGGCAGCAACCGAAAACGCAAAAGACACTTCCCCCATCAAGGTGGGCGGCCTGACTGACTTGTCCGGTCCCACTTCCTCGGTGGGCGTGCCGTACTCTGCCGGTCTGAAAGACGCGGTAAAGTACATCAACGAGAACGGCGGCATCGATGGCCGCATGATCGAATTCGATCTGCAGGATACCGCCTACAACGTGCAGCAGGGCCTCTCTCTCTACAAGAAGATGGTCAACACCGACAAGGTCGTCTGCATTCAGGGTTACGGTTCCGCAGTCACCGAAGCTCTGATCCGCAACCTGTCCAAGGACAAGGTGCCCAATTTTTCTGCTTCCTATTCGGCTCACCTGACCGATCCGAAGAAGGCTCCCTACAACTTCTTCATTGCAGCTGACTACACCACCCAGCTGCGTGCGGCCCTCAAGTACTTCCGTGATAACTGGAAGGAAGCCCGCGCCCCCAAGCTGGCGTTCATCTACCCGGACCATCCTTACGGCATCGGTCCCATCAAGGGTGGTAAGGCCTACGCCGAAGAACTCGGCTATGAAATCGTGGGCGACGCCAACGTCTCCCTCAAGGCCATCGACGCCACCACCGAGCTGCTGCCTCTCAAGGAAGCCGCTCCCGACTTCTGTTGGATCGGCGGTACCACTCCGTCCACTTCCGTTATCCTGAAGTCTGCCAAGAACATCGGCATGGACACCGTGTTCTTCACCAACATCTGGGGCTCTGACGAGAACCTGTTCAAGTTGGCCGGCGACGACGCCAACGGCGCCTACTCCAACCAGGCTGCCGCGGTTTACGGTCAGAACGTGCCCGGCATGAAGGTCATTGAAAAGCTCACCAACGGCGAGCACCAGATGACCCACTATGTGCGCGGTTTCGTTTCCGTCCTCGTTATGGCTGAGGGCATGAAGCGCGCTGCCGCCAACGGTCCGATGACCGGCGAGGCGATCAAGAACTCCCTCGAGACCATGCGTGATTTCGATCCCATGGGCCTCGCACCGCTTATCTCTTACTTCCCGGATGATCACCGTCCGAACATGGCTGTATTCATCTACACCGTGAAGAATGGCGAACTCACCTTCGTCAAGGAAGAGATCCTCGAACGCCGCGCCGACTGGCTCGGTCACTAG
- a CDS encoding branched-chain amino acid ABC transporter permease, giving the protein MQGKCGLFFTSYRGEAQIFQSGFQKLMVGLFILVLLAAPAVLNVHLTSIMNLIFIAVIGAVSLNLLTGVCGQISLGHGAFIGVGAYAAGQCTLHGVPFPLAILVAGLITAMVGMVFGVPSLRLKGIYLAIATLAAQLVLEYVFLHGGVLTGGSNGLLLDPPTILGFSFDTDARMYYLLFFFAAASLLMVSNIMRTKYGRAFVSIRDFYLSAEIVGVNLFRYKLAAFGLSSFLAGVAGGLWGHYTGYISAEQFNIGLSISYLAMIIIGGLGTVLGSVFGAVFIVLLPEVLNVLANSVGGYFPDIAQSIVALREGVFGLVLILFLIFEPEGLAHRWRLIKAYWKLYPFAH; this is encoded by the coding sequence ATGCAGGGTAAATGCGGTCTCTTTTTCACGTCCTACCGGGGCGAGGCGCAGATCTTCCAGTCCGGCTTCCAGAAGCTGATGGTGGGCCTGTTCATCCTCGTGCTCCTGGCGGCTCCGGCTGTGCTCAATGTGCACCTGACCTCCATCATGAACCTCATCTTTATCGCGGTCATCGGCGCGGTGTCGCTCAACCTGCTCACCGGCGTGTGCGGCCAGATTTCACTCGGTCACGGCGCGTTCATCGGCGTGGGCGCATACGCGGCCGGTCAGTGCACCCTGCACGGCGTGCCGTTCCCCCTCGCCATATTGGTGGCGGGCCTGATCACGGCCATGGTGGGCATGGTCTTCGGCGTGCCGTCCCTTCGTCTGAAGGGCATCTATCTCGCCATCGCCACGCTGGCCGCCCAGCTCGTGCTGGAATACGTGTTTTTACACGGCGGCGTGCTGACCGGTGGCTCCAATGGCCTGTTGCTTGATCCGCCGACCATTCTCGGCTTTTCTTTCGATACGGATGCGCGGATGTACTATCTGCTCTTCTTCTTTGCCGCCGCGTCCCTGCTCATGGTATCCAACATCATGCGTACCAAGTACGGGCGCGCCTTTGTGTCTATCCGCGACTTCTACCTGTCGGCAGAGATCGTGGGCGTGAACCTCTTCCGCTACAAGCTGGCGGCCTTTGGTCTCAGCTCGTTCCTGGCGGGTGTGGCAGGCGGTCTGTGGGGGCATTACACCGGGTATATCTCGGCCGAGCAGTTCAATATTGGGCTGTCCATCTCCTATCTCGCCATGATCATCATCGGCGGGTTGGGAACTGTCCTCGGTTCGGTGTTCGGCGCGGTCTTCATCGTGCTGCTGCCCGAGGTACTCAATGTGTTGGCCAACAGCGTGGGCGGGTACTTCCCGGATATTGCCCAGTCCATCGTGGCGCTCCGCGAGGGCGTGTTCGGGCTGGTGCTCATCCTGTTCCTGATCTTCGAGCCCGAAGGACTGGCGCACCGTTGGCGTCTGATCAAGGCGTACTGGAAGCTCTATCCGTTCGCCCATTAA
- a CDS encoding branched-chain amino acid ABC transporter permease: MEYYLQLIVNGLVVGGIYSLVALGFVIIYKATKVVNFAQGELVMVGAYICFALTVQYNIPFVWAFFITLGFSILLGLAIERMVLRPLIGEEHISVIMVTVGMSSVLKSLVQLFWGTQIRVYPSVLPTEPIVIAGLPIAPVYIAAFALSVILFAVFSAFFKYSRTGIAMRATAFDQQAAQSMGIGIKNIFAMSWCIACIVSAVGGIILGNINGINSHIGHLGLKVFPAVILGGLDSLLGAALGGLIIGVLENVCDGAARQFLGLGGFREVAAFIILVIILMIKPYGLFGTKEIERV; this comes from the coding sequence GTGGAATATTATCTGCAACTTATCGTTAACGGACTGGTTGTCGGCGGCATCTACTCCCTCGTGGCTCTCGGGTTCGTCATTATTTACAAGGCCACCAAGGTCGTGAACTTCGCCCAGGGCGAGCTGGTCATGGTGGGCGCCTACATCTGCTTCGCCCTGACCGTGCAGTACAACATCCCGTTCGTCTGGGCCTTCTTCATTACCCTCGGGTTTTCCATTCTGCTTGGTCTAGCCATCGAGCGGATGGTCCTGCGACCACTCATCGGTGAGGAGCACATCTCCGTCATCATGGTGACAGTGGGTATGAGCTCGGTTCTTAAATCTTTGGTTCAACTTTTCTGGGGCACCCAGATTCGGGTCTACCCGTCAGTGCTGCCCACGGAACCCATTGTTATCGCCGGGTTGCCCATCGCTCCGGTCTATATTGCGGCCTTTGCGCTCTCGGTGATCCTGTTCGCCGTCTTCTCTGCCTTCTTCAAATACTCGCGTACCGGTATCGCCATGCGCGCCACCGCGTTCGACCAGCAGGCAGCACAGTCCATGGGTATCGGCATCAAGAACATCTTTGCCATGAGCTGGTGCATCGCCTGCATCGTGTCTGCGGTGGGCGGCATCATCCTCGGCAACATCAACGGCATCAACTCACACATCGGTCACCTCGGCCTCAAGGTCTTCCCCGCGGTTATCCTCGGCGGTCTTGATTCGCTGCTTGGCGCAGCCCTCGGCGGCCTGATCATCGGTGTGTTGGAGAACGTGTGCGACGGCGCAGCCCGTCAGTTCCTCGGTCTGGGCGGCTTCCGCGAGGTGGCGGCCTTCATCATCCTCGTCATCATCCTGATGATCAAACCATACGGCCTCTTCGGCACCAAAGAGATTGAGAGGGTTTAA
- a CDS encoding AMP-binding protein yields MAKPYKTTLPRLLIKQAEERPEKTALREKEWGVWQAVTWRQNLRITAEFACGLKELGLGKGDIVILIGDNRPEWIWAELAIQGLGGMALGLYQDSPAEEIEYIFDLSECKLVIAEDQEQVDKILSFRDNLPNLQYIIYHDAKGLVAYEKDVPGLMDFEAVRRIGREGHSEAVADYTRWARELKPEDPTLITTTSGTTGRPKLAMLSHINLLSMAHNLGQFDPKTSKDEFVSFLPLAWIGEQMMAVASALLFGFCVNFPETPDTASSDSREIGPHFLFSPPRVYESMAAKVQGDIMETTKFKAAMYNYFLPIGHEYVDTLFAGKEPSAMLKLKYKIADMCLFRALRDRLGFSRMRSATTGGAALGPDIFRFFHALGVNLKQIYGQTEIAGISCIHKEGEVDFTSVGAPIPETEVKITEDGEIISRSPAVFLGYYKNEEATKETVDEDGWLLSGDAGYFDDNGRLVVIDRLKDVMHLNDGTQFSPQFLENKVKFSPFLRESVVLGGGRDFVTAILCIDMAIVGHWAETQMITYTTYQDLAAKDEVYALIKSEIAKTNETLPEETRIKRFCLLYKELDADDGELTRTRKVRRKIINERYGSLIEALYTDECTLNLQTEITYQDGRVREMCGDIRIEDMEA; encoded by the coding sequence ATGGCAAAGCCGTACAAAACGACACTGCCTCGACTGCTCATAAAACAGGCAGAAGAACGACCGGAAAAAACCGCGCTCCGCGAAAAAGAGTGGGGCGTGTGGCAGGCCGTCACCTGGCGCCAGAACCTCAGGATCACCGCGGAGTTCGCCTGTGGCCTGAAGGAGCTCGGCCTTGGCAAAGGCGACATCGTCATCCTCATCGGTGACAACCGGCCCGAATGGATTTGGGCGGAGCTCGCCATTCAGGGACTGGGCGGTATGGCGCTCGGACTGTATCAGGACTCTCCCGCAGAAGAGATCGAGTACATCTTCGATCTGTCCGAATGCAAACTCGTTATCGCCGAGGACCAGGAGCAGGTGGATAAGATCCTCTCCTTCCGCGATAATCTGCCCAATCTTCAGTACATCATCTACCACGACGCCAAGGGCCTCGTGGCCTACGAAAAGGATGTCCCCGGCCTGATGGATTTCGAGGCCGTGCGCCGCATCGGTCGCGAAGGACACTCCGAAGCCGTGGCCGACTACACCCGCTGGGCCCGCGAGTTGAAACCGGAAGATCCCACGTTGATCACCACCACCTCCGGCACCACCGGGCGGCCCAAGCTGGCCATGCTCTCCCACATCAACCTGCTCTCCATGGCGCACAACCTTGGGCAGTTTGACCCCAAGACCTCCAAGGACGAGTTTGTTTCGTTCCTGCCGCTGGCATGGATCGGCGAGCAGATGATGGCCGTGGCATCGGCCCTGCTGTTCGGGTTTTGCGTTAACTTTCCGGAAACTCCCGATACCGCATCGAGCGACTCCCGCGAGATCGGACCGCACTTCCTGTTCTCCCCTCCCCGTGTGTACGAATCCATGGCTGCCAAGGTGCAGGGCGACATCATGGAGACCACCAAGTTCAAGGCGGCCATGTACAATTATTTCCTGCCCATCGGCCATGAGTACGTGGACACCCTGTTCGCGGGCAAAGAGCCGTCAGCCATGCTCAAGCTCAAGTACAAGATCGCGGACATGTGCCTGTTCCGCGCTCTGCGTGATCGCCTCGGCTTCTCGCGGATGCGTTCCGCCACCACCGGTGGTGCGGCGCTGGGGCCGGACATCTTCCGCTTCTTCCACGCGCTGGGCGTGAACCTGAAACAGATTTACGGCCAGACCGAGATCGCGGGTATCTCCTGCATCCACAAAGAGGGCGAAGTGGACTTCACCTCTGTGGGCGCGCCCATTCCCGAGACCGAGGTCAAGATTACGGAAGATGGCGAGATCATCTCCCGCTCCCCGGCGGTATTCCTCGGCTACTACAAGAATGAGGAAGCCACCAAGGAGACCGTGGACGAGGACGGTTGGCTGCTCTCCGGTGATGCCGGTTACTTCGACGACAATGGCCGCCTCGTGGTCATCGACCGTCTGAAGGACGTCATGCATCTCAATGACGGCACCCAGTTCTCGCCGCAGTTTTTGGAGAACAAGGTCAAATTCTCTCCGTTCCTGCGCGAATCCGTGGTGCTCGGCGGCGGGCGTGACTTCGTCACCGCCATCCTCTGCATTGACATGGCCATCGTGGGGCACTGGGCCGAGACCCAGATGATCACCTACACCACCTATCAGGATCTGGCGGCCAAGGATGAAGTCTACGCGCTCATCAAGTCCGAGATCGCCAAGACCAACGAGACGCTGCCCGAGGAGACGCGCATCAAGCGTTTCTGCCTGCTCTACAAGGAGTTGGATGCGGATGACGGCGAGCTGACCCGTACCCGCAAGGTGCGGCGCAAGATAATCAATGAACGCTACGGCAGCCTGATCGAGGCGCTGTACACCGACGAATGTACCCTGAATCTGCAAACCGAGATCACCTACCAGGACGGCAGGGTGCGTGAGATGTGCGGCGATATCCGCATCGAGGACATGGAGGCCTAA
- a CDS encoding ABC transporter ATP-binding protein, translated as MAYLDVNDVTLTFKGIAALMGVSFTVEQGTIASLIGPNGAGKTSMLNCISGRYTPDGGASGPCKISLDGECLLSLPAHKRTELGLSRTFQNIALFKGLSVLDNLMVGRHSQMNYGILSSIMYWGKAVKHEDAHRRRVEDVIDFLNLSPYRHQHAGRLPYGVQKRVELGRALAAEPKLILLDEPMAGMNLEETEDMARYILDIAEEWGVTVLLVEHDMGVVMDISDKVVVIDFGQKIAEGTPEEVQANKDVIAAYLGTEDAAFTGR; from the coding sequence ATGGCTTACCTCGACGTCAACGACGTGACCCTCACGTTCAAGGGCATTGCTGCCCTTATGGGCGTTTCCTTTACCGTGGAGCAAGGGACTATTGCATCCCTCATTGGCCCCAACGGTGCTGGTAAAACCTCCATGCTCAACTGTATCAGCGGTCGCTATACCCCGGATGGGGGCGCTTCCGGCCCATGTAAAATTTCCCTGGACGGCGAATGCCTTCTGTCTCTGCCCGCGCACAAACGCACGGAGCTGGGGCTGTCGCGCACCTTCCAAAACATCGCCCTATTCAAGGGCCTCTCCGTTCTAGACAACCTCATGGTTGGCCGCCACAGTCAGATGAATTACGGCATTCTGTCGTCCATCATGTACTGGGGCAAAGCTGTCAAACATGAGGACGCCCACCGTCGCCGGGTGGAAGATGTCATCGATTTCCTGAACCTATCGCCTTATCGGCACCAGCACGCAGGGCGTCTACCCTACGGGGTGCAGAAAAGGGTTGAACTCGGACGCGCACTAGCCGCGGAACCCAAGCTGATCCTCCTTGATGAGCCCATGGCGGGCATGAACCTCGAAGAAACCGAGGACATGGCACGCTATATACTCGACATCGCAGAAGAATGGGGCGTTACCGTCCTATTGGTCGAGCATGACATGGGTGTTGTCATGGATATCTCTGACAAGGTCGTCGTCATCGACTTTGGGCAGAAGATCGCCGAGGGCACCCCGGAAGAAGTGCAGGCCAACAAGGACGTCATTGCTGCCTATCTAGGCACCGAAGACGCAGCCTTTACGGGTAGGTAG
- a CDS encoding CBS domain-containing protein: MYVGLKMLRDFVKVTPQTLVKDAQKQLEDSKLWMLLVVDDEGKLVGYVRKEDISAALPSIMTSLEKHELNYLMSKLTVEKIYRTDIKTVTPETEIEGAADMMYEMNLAGLAVVDTDGELIGYINRSVMLDVLSEEMGYREGGSRITIEVDDRSGVLYEVAGVIANMKMSIISTGTFFYNGRRVVVVRIDTEDPSPVAAALKDRGYKLVSPEDFSGEWA, encoded by the coding sequence ATGTACGTCGGTCTCAAAATGCTTCGCGATTTCGTCAAGGTCACCCCACAGACCCTGGTCAAGGACGCTCAGAAACAGCTGGAAGACAGCAAACTCTGGATGCTCCTCGTGGTTGACGACGAGGGCAAGCTGGTCGGCTACGTGCGCAAGGAAGACATCTCCGCCGCGCTCCCCAGCATCATGACCTCCCTGGAGAAACACGAGCTCAACTACCTGATGAGCAAGCTCACCGTGGAAAAAATCTACCGTACCGACATCAAGACTGTGACCCCCGAGACAGAAATCGAGGGCGCGGCCGACATGATGTACGAGATGAACCTGGCCGGACTGGCCGTGGTCGATACGGACGGTGAGTTGATCGGGTACATTAACCGAAGCGTCATGCTCGACGTCCTGTCCGAAGAGATGGGATACCGTGAGGGCGGCAGCAGAATCACCATCGAAGTGGATGATCGCTCCGGCGTCCTTTACGAAGTCGCAGGCGTTATTGCCAATATGAAGATGTCCATCATCTCTACTGGCACATTCTTTTATAACGGACGCCGTGTAGTGGTCGTCCGAATTGATACCGAAGACCCGTCTCCTGTTGCCGCAGCACTCAAGGACCGGGGCTACAAGTTGGTCTCTCCCGAGGATTTCTCCGGGGAGTGGGCCTAA